tcttcattcttCTCCCTCTCTTTACTATTCTAACTACAGCTGATTCCCACTTTGAAGGATTTGAAGCCGACGATAACGACGACGACTCCTTCGATTACGCTGACTCTTCCGATCTTCCTCTCCGCACAACACCCCCTCCCGTAACTCGGTCTGCTTCAGTCTCGGATCCCCTATCGGATCCGGATCCGGATCCTCTACCCTCACCCTCACCCGATTCGGATTCTGCATCCCCTTCCTCTCCGACGGGTAAAACAACAACAGCGTCTACCTTCGATTACTGGGACGAGGACGAATTCGAAGGTCTGCCCCCTCCGGAATCCACAGTTCGAGACTCCAAATTTACGGATAATGCCACTCCCGCCCAAGACCCCAAAACGGCGGAGCCTAACTCAGGGAATGACACCAGTACCTCGGTTGCTGGGACTACGAAGCCGAAATCAATTTTGTCTTACAAGGTTGAAATAGTTTGCGTATCTTTCTTGATCATTTTTGCTATCAACTACTTCACCGGGAAAACAGAGAACGAGAACCTTGCGTTGGCGTGGGCAGCGAAGTTTGCCACTAAGGACTCCATATTTGAGAAGAATTTTAGCTTATTGGGGGTCGGCGAGGGTGATGACTCGCCATTGTTGCTTAAAGAGGGGCAGAATGtgttcaagttttatgcaagcGGTCGCAGGTACTGTCAGGGGCTATTGGCGACTATGGAGTTGAAGAGCAGACACGATTTGATGGCGAGGTTGTACAATATGGTGGTTCCTTGCAGGGATGAGATCACTTTCGAGGTTTACATGAATGAGGATGCCATGGATCACGTGGTTTTTGCATTGGCCAAGAAAAAAGCGGCCAAAACGATGCAGAAAGAGGTGAGGGACTTGCAAAGGTTTGCAGGAATCCTGGCTACTCCCACTGGAAATGGAGGCAGGAAGTGGGTAATCGATGACTTGTCCGTAATATCAGAGTCCAAGGAAGTCGCTGGGGATTTGATCACTGAAGCTGTGCTTGACCAGGTTAGTTTTTGATATGAATGTGGTTTATCGATGATTCATTTGTATTAAGCATTCTATGTTGGTATGTTATAGAGGTGGGTGATGTTTTGCTAATCTgttcattgtttgatttcttgTATTAATGGAGGTATTTTTGGTGGTTTATCTGTTTTAAATATTTGATGTTTCAATTTAACTTTTGTATTTCCATTAGAAAAGAATaatgatagtttttattatGTGCGGATATAAAATAGTGAAATTAGTGTTTCAGCTTATGTGTTGAGATGCTCTGGTGTTGGACGTACTTGGTTGTGTGATATG
This sequence is a window from Tripterygium wilfordii isolate XIE 37 chromosome 8, ASM1340144v1, whole genome shotgun sequence. Protein-coding genes within it:
- the LOC120004267 gene encoding uncharacterized protein At5g49945-like, producing the protein MMKRPNSFFICLLLSLFILLPLFTILTTADSHFEGFEADDNDDDSFDYADSSDLPLRTTPPPVTRSASVSDPLSDPDPDPLPSPSPDSDSASPSSPTGKTTTASTFDYWDEDEFEGLPPPESTVRDSKFTDNATPAQDPKTAEPNSGNDTSTSVAGTTKPKSILSYKVEIVCVSFLIIFAINYFTGKTENENLALAWAAKFATKDSIFEKNFSLLGVGEGDDSPLLLKEGQNVFKFYASGRRYCQGLLATMELKSRHDLMARLYNMVVPCRDEITFEVYMNEDAMDHVVFALAKKKAAKTMQKEVRDLQRFAGILATPTGNGGRKWVIDDLSVISESKEVAGDLITEAVLDQVFGEKAFEKYGKDFISMHFSDQHSGAHKKVLLFKYALPDASRMGDMTRLVTLVPYYIDLIGRYKLSSMARSKTEVARSKAAQEAYKELQNVRQEALQRKKADRKKMMEEAEAKLSAEAVRKKEAKERARQMKKGMPKIKMTRAH